From the Campylobacter concisus genome, the window TTAGTTTTAGTATATCAACTCCGTTTTTCTCAAGCTGCATTAGCTCCTTAAGATAGGCAAATTTCTCATCTTTGTTGATATCGTAAGTAGCCAGTTTCTCGCTTCGTCCGATCACTGAAGCATAGACTTTGTTGCCATCAAGTTTGTCCGTATTTTGCACATTATAAAGCGAGAGTACGCCCTCTACCACCTCTTTAAAATCCGCCCCGCTCTTCATGCCAGCTTTCATAAGCGTAAGAAATCTCTGTCTGCTCTCTTCGTCAGTGAAATTTATATTTTGTAGCGTCTGGTACTCAATTGGTGGCTTATTAGTGCTCGTTAGCATGGAGATAGCCTTTTTGCCTATCGTAATGCTCTCCACACCGACTCTTTCTCCAAGATACTGCCTAAGCGCATAATCAATCCACTTATCTTTAAACTCATCTATGCTTAGGTCCTTATCAAGTATCTCAAACCCTTCCACATGGCTCTTGTGACCAAGCCCAAGAAGTGTGTTGCCATCAAGTTTTGATGTGTATTCTTTTGCAAAGAGATCAACATCTGTTGGATAATATCCTATGATCTCTTCGTGAGCTCTGCCAAAACCAAGTGCTTTGGTCTGGTTGATAAAATTTTTGAGATCATTTATCTCATCTTGGCTGACTTGTTTGTCGTAACCCATGAGCTTACCCCAGATGCTTATCTTGCCATTAGCAGCCATGCCTGAGAGTGAGAAATTGCTAACAAATGTTAGATTTTCGCTATTTTTTTGAAATTTTATCGTATTTGTTTCATTTAAATTTATTGGCTCACCTCTAGTATCGGTATGACTTTTTTGCTCGTCAACCAAACCGCTAGATAAATTATTTAAAGAATTTTTGTCTATATTGGATTTAGTATTATTAGTATCAAGTTCTTGTGCTCTACTACTTTGCGAGCCAATATAAAAATTTGTCCCAACACCATTTACACTACCTATCATCTCAAACCCTTTGAAATTTATTAGATGCCTGAAACAAATATCGTCTTAATAAAATAAAATTTTAGCATAGAGTTCAAAGGTAAAAATTTAAAATATATGATTTTAGATTAAAGGATTTACAACTTTTAACTATTAAATTTATGATTTTTTGGTTAATAAAATTTGATAAATAATTAAAGAAATTTATACTTTAGAAAGCTTTTGAAAGAAGGATTTTATTTTAAAGGTAAGAGAATTTTATATTCAAGAAATTAAAAAAAGAGAGCCGAAGCTCTCTAATAATTATTCAGCTACTAGCTCTATATAAGCCATCTCTGCTGCGTCGCCTCTGCGAACACGAGTCTTGATGATTCTTGTATAGCCGCCATTGCGCTCTTTAAATTTTGGAGCTACTTCAGTAACTAATTTATTTGTTGTTTCTTTATCTTGTAAAGAAGCAAATACTGCTCTGTGAGCGTTAGAGTCACCTTTTCTGGCTCTTGTAATTAGCTTCTCAACATAGCTTCTAAGCTCTTTTGCTTTTGGTAAAGTCGTCTCTATCTTTTCGCTTTTGATAATAGCTATCGCCAAATTTTTAAGCAATGCAGATCTATGAGATGACGTTCTACCAAGTTTGCGATATCCGTGTTTATGTCTCATCTATTGTCCTTTTATTCTTTTACACTCATTTGTGCTTTAAGCTCGGTTATTTTCTTTCTTAGTTGCTCTTTGCTATCTTTTAACACATCGGCACCAACTGGATAGCCTATCTCTTCCATAACCGCTTTAATCTCTTCAAGAGATTTTTTACCTAAATTTTTAAGCTCTTTAAGCTCATTTTCGTCCATTAATGCAAGCTCGCCGATAAATCTAATATCAGCTTTGTCAAGGCAGTTGAAACTTCTAGCACTTAAATTTAGATCTTCTACGCTAGAAAGTAGCTTTGAAAACTCGCCACCTGCACTTGAGCTAGCAACTGGAGTACTAACATCAATATCTAAAATTCCTTTAAATACTGACATTTGTTGATACATGGCTTCTAAACAATTTTTAAAAGCCTCTATCGGACTAACTTGACCATCAGTTGTTATAGTAAATACAATCTTTTCATAGTCTGGATCATCCTCAACCAAGACATTTTGTATATCGTAAACTGCCTTTTTAACAGGTGTAAAAAAAGCATCAAGTGCGATATAGTCGTCTTCGATCTCTTCTCTAATCTCTTCACTAGGAACATATCCGATACCTTTTTGAATGATAACTGAAAAATTTAACTCAGCATCTTCATTTATTGTAGCAAGGTATGCGTCTGGGTTAACGATCTCAACTAGATCATTATTTAGATCAGCCCCAGTTATCTCTTTTGGCCCTTTAAAGCTATACTCTATAACTTCGCGCTCGCTAATGCTTTTTAATTTAAATCTGATTTTTTTCAAATTTATAATAAAAAAAGCTACGTCTTCTAGCATACCACGCATACTGTCAAATTCGTGGCTAACGCCTTTTATCTTTACACCAATAGGAGCAAAACCTACCGTACTTGTGTAAAGAAGACGACGCAATGGGTGAGCCAAAGTAACAGCATAACCCGCCTCAAAAGGATATGCTGTAATATTAGCAACATTTTCGCTAATACTTTTAACTTCAATTTCAGTTGGCATATAAGCTGATGTAGTAATCTTTCTCATCTTTATACCCTCTATTATTTTGAATAAAGCTCTACTATAAATCTTTCCTCAACAGGAATGATAACCTCTTCTCTTTCTGGATTTCTAGTGAAAATTCCAAATTTTTTCTCTTTTTCAACATCTACCCAAGCAACAATACCGGTTTGTGCTGTAAGATCTATTGCACGAACAATTTGTGGATTGTTCTTAGATTTTTCAACAATCTCTACTTTTGCACCTGGCTCAACTCTATAAGATGGTATATCTACTCTTTTACCATTTACTAAAATATGTCCATGAGTTACTAGCTGGCGAGCAAAACGACGAGTTGTTGCAAAGCCCATTCTATAAACAACATTATCTAATCTTTGCTCTAATAGTTGAACCAAAAGAGCACCGGTATTACCTTCGCGGCGTGCTGCTTCTTGAAATAATCTTCTAAATTGTTTCTCTGAAACACCGTACATAAATTTAGCTTTTTGTTTCTCGCGAAGTTGTAAGCCATATTCGCTTATTTTTGCTCTTCTTTGTCCATGTTGTCCTGGTGCATAAGGTCTTTTTTCAAAAGCACTTTTACCAGCAAGTCTTCTTTCGCCCTTTAACACAAGAGACACACCAAGACGTCTTTCTAATTTTTCAACAGGTCCTGTATATCTAGCCATAATAATTTCTCCTATTTTTCTCTAATTATACGCGGCGGCGTTTTGGCGGTCTACAACCATTGTGTGGTAAAGGTGTAATGTCTTTAAAGAAAGATACTTTGATTCCTTCAACAGTTCCTACACTTTTAACAGCCGTTTCACGTCCGCTACCTGGACCTTGAACCTTAACACCAACTTCTTTTATACCATGCTCTTTTGCTTTATTTAGAGCATCTTCAACTGCCTGTTGAGCTGCATAAGGAGTTGATTTTTTACTACCTTTAAAGCCTAAGCCACCTGCACTACTCCATGCAATAGCATTTCCCATTTCATCAGTTACAGTTACCATAGTATTGTTAAATGTTGCACTGATATAAACGATACCTTTGGCTATACTTTTTCTAGCTACTTTTTTCTTAACAATTTTTCTTTTCGCCATTTATTATCCTTTAACCCTTGCCTTACTTAGTAGCTGCACCGACAGTTTTACGTCTGCCTTTTCTGGTTCTAGCATTAGTTTTAGTCTTTTGACCACGAACAGGAAGACCCTTTCTATGGCGAAGACCTCTATAACTTCCAAGATCCATAAGAGCTTTGATATCCATAGCAACTTGTTTTCTCAAGTCACCCTCAACGACGTGATGCTCTTGAATTTCTTTACGGATAGCTGCTGCTTCATCTTCACTAAGCTCATAGACTCTCTTGTCATAAGAAATTCCAGCTGCGTCAAGAATTTGACGAGATTTGTAAAGACCTATACCATATATATAAGTCAAACCATACTCTATTCTCTTTTTGTTTGGTAAATCTACACCTGCAATACGTGCCATGCCTTATCCTTGTCTTTGTTTATGTTTTGGATTTTCGCAGATAACACGAATTATGCCACTACGTTTGACAATTTTACATTTGTCACACATCTTCTTTACAGAAGGACGAACTTTCATTTTAGTCTCCTAAAAATTTATTCCACTTTTTTAGGGGCTGCATCAGGTCTAAAGAAAGAATTTAAACCAACCATTTTCAAAATAAGTGGGGAACTTTGAAAATAATTCTTCATACAGCTTTTCGCAAAGCTTGGATTTTATCCAAAACCAGCTTTAAATTTACTTAGCATATTTGCCACAAAATCAAATTTACTTATATCTATAAGTAATCCTGCCCTTGTCTAGGCTATATGGCGTAAGTTCTACTTTTACGCGGTCGCCAGGCATTATCTTTATATAATGCATTCTCATTTTTCCGGCGATATGACATAAAATTATATGTTTGTTGTCAAGCTCAACTTTAAAAGTTGCATTTGGCAGTGCTTCAACAACATTTCCATCAATCTCAATGACATCGTCTTTTGCCACAAACTCTCCTTTCTTTAAATTTTTGCTATAAATTTTACGCTTGGCTTAAAATTTTAGCTTTGCCATTAACTATCGCCATACAATGCTCATAATGGCTAGTTCTCAAACCATCTTTTGAGGTTACTTTCCAGTTATCGCTCCCCAAAACTGGCGTGCCGTCTTTTTGGCATATCATCGGCTCTATACAAAAAACCATTCCCTCTTTTATCTTTGGGCCAGCTTTTGGGTTGTTTCCCTCAATATAATTTGGAATTTCTGGCTCTTCGTGTGGCCTTTTACCTATGCCATGGCCGCAATATCCGCGCAAAGGCACATAGCCTCGACCTAGTATAAATTTCTCAAGCTCATAGCTGATCTCTTTAAAATGCATACCAGCTCTTATAAAATCAATTGCAAAATATAGCGCGTCTTTTGAGCAAGCGATCAAAGCCTCGTCTTCTTTTGAAATTTTACCAACTCCAAAAGTCCTAGCCGAATCACCAAAATAACCATCTAAATTTGAGCCAATATCAACACTAACGATATCGCCCTCTTTTAGTTTGTATTCGTTTGGAATTCCGTGGATCACCACTTCATTGACGCTTATGCAAGCTGCATTTGGAAAGCCGTAAAGCCCTTTAAAGGCAGGTTTTGCTCCAGCAGCTCTTATCATATCTTCGCAAATTTTATCTATCTCAAGAAGTGAAATTCCAGGTTTTATGATCGTAGAAACATGATCAAGTGTTCGAGCGACGATCTTATTCGCCGCTCTCATTTTCTCTATCTCAGCTGGTCTTTTTAGCGTGATAGCCATTTTATAGACCTACTGCACTTAGAGTTTGGTATTTGTTTGTATAAGACTGGGCTTCTATACGCCTCATCGTATCAAGTGCTACTGAAACCACGATAAGCACTGATGTACCACCAAAATAAAATGGTACGCCCATAGTCTTGACAAGTACCCAAGGTAGTGTTGAAATAATACCTAAGTATAAAGCTCCACCTAAAGTTAATCTGCCAGCTACTTCGTTTAGATAGCTAGCAGTACTTTCGCCTGGTCTAACACCAGGGATAAACCCGCCTTGTTTTTTCAAATTTTCACTTATATCTTTTGTATTAAACACGATAGATGCGTAGAAAAACGCAAAGAAGATAATAAATAAAAATGTTAAAACATTAAACATATAGCCATTTGGACTTAAAAAATCGTTGATGGCCTGGATTACTGGATTTGTACTAGCCTGCAAAATAGTGCTTGGAAACATCAAAATCGCACTAGCAAATATCGGTGGGATAACGCCACTTAAAT encodes:
- the rpsK gene encoding 30S ribosomal protein S11 gives rise to the protein MAKRKIVKKKVARKSIAKGIVYISATFNNTMVTVTDEMGNAIAWSSAGGLGFKGSKKSTPYAAQQAVEDALNKAKEHGIKEVGVKVQGPGSGRETAVKSVGTVEGIKVSFFKDITPLPHNGCRPPKRRRV
- the rpsD gene encoding 30S ribosomal protein S4, with the translated sequence MARYTGPVEKLERRLGVSLVLKGERRLAGKSAFEKRPYAPGQHGQRRAKISEYGLQLREKQKAKFMYGVSEKQFRRLFQEAARREGNTGALLVQLLEQRLDNVVYRMGFATTRRFARQLVTHGHILVNGKRVDIPSYRVEPGAKVEIVEKSKNNPQIVRAIDLTAQTGIVAWVDVEKEKKFGIFTRNPEREEVIIPVEERFIVELYSK
- a CDS encoding DNA-directed RNA polymerase subunit alpha — its product is MRKITTSAYMPTEIEVKSISENVANITAYPFEAGYAVTLAHPLRRLLYTSTVGFAPIGVKIKGVSHEFDSMRGMLEDVAFFIINLKKIRFKLKSISEREVIEYSFKGPKEITGADLNNDLVEIVNPDAYLATINEDAELNFSVIIQKGIGYVPSEEIREEIEDDYIALDAFFTPVKKAVYDIQNVLVEDDPDYEKIVFTITTDGQVSPIEAFKNCLEAMYQQMSVFKGILDIDVSTPVASSSAGGEFSKLLSSVEDLNLSARSFNCLDKADIRFIGELALMDENELKELKNLGKKSLEEIKAVMEEIGYPVGADVLKDSKEQLRKKITELKAQMSVKE
- the rpmJ gene encoding 50S ribosomal protein L36; amino-acid sequence: MKVRPSVKKMCDKCKIVKRSGIIRVICENPKHKQRQG
- the map gene encoding type I methionyl aminopeptidase is translated as MAITLKRPAEIEKMRAANKIVARTLDHVSTIIKPGISLLEIDKICEDMIRAAGAKPAFKGLYGFPNAACISVNEVVIHGIPNEYKLKEGDIVSVDIGSNLDGYFGDSARTFGVGKISKEDEALIACSKDALYFAIDFIRAGMHFKEISYELEKFILGRGYVPLRGYCGHGIGKRPHEEPEIPNYIEGNNPKAGPKIKEGMVFCIEPMICQKDGTPVLGSDNWKVTSKDGLRTSHYEHCMAIVNGKAKILSQA
- the rplQ gene encoding 50S ribosomal protein L17, with product MRHKHGYRKLGRTSSHRSALLKNLAIAIIKSEKIETTLPKAKELRSYVEKLITRARKGDSNAHRAVFASLQDKETTNKLVTEVAPKFKERNGGYTRIIKTRVRRGDAAEMAYIELVAE
- the infA gene encoding translation initiation factor IF-1 translates to MAKDDVIEIDGNVVEALPNATFKVELDNKHIILCHIAGKMRMHYIKIMPGDRVKVELTPYSLDKGRITYRYK
- the rpsM gene encoding 30S ribosomal protein S13, with protein sequence MARIAGVDLPNKKRIEYGLTYIYGIGLYKSRQILDAAGISYDKRVYELSEDEAAAIRKEIQEHHVVEGDLRKQVAMDIKALMDLGSYRGLRHRKGLPVRGQKTKTNARTRKGRRKTVGAATK